A genomic window from Geothermobacter ehrlichii includes:
- a CDS encoding LysR family transcriptional regulator, whose translation MGITLRQLEAFVAVAREGNVTRAADTLRLSQSAVSMSLAELERQLGERLFDRRGKRLVMNDQGRVLIPKAADVLFRVREIDALFSGPEQQLAGLLRVGASSTIGNYLMPRILGAFTSTHPRARLSLDVGNTEQIVQELLRFTIDIGFIEGFCHRPDIETIPWRQDRLAIHAGAEHPLARKRNIDIHDLMQARWILREQGSGTREVFENALAGKMDGIRVYLELGNTEAIKEAVEAGLGISCLSLLATRRARQSGALVALKTPFLDLRRNFYLLLHGEKYRSRLLRRFITFCQDYPANGDDSADSATG comes from the coding sequence ATGGGCATCACACTCAGGCAGCTGGAAGCATTTGTCGCGGTCGCCCGGGAAGGAAACGTCACCCGGGCCGCCGACACCCTGCGGCTTTCGCAGTCGGCGGTCAGCATGTCACTGGCCGAACTGGAGAGGCAGCTGGGAGAGAGGTTGTTTGACCGTCGCGGCAAGCGGCTGGTGATGAACGACCAAGGGCGGGTGCTGATCCCCAAGGCGGCGGATGTCCTTTTCCGGGTGCGGGAAATCGACGCCCTTTTCAGCGGACCGGAGCAACAGCTGGCCGGCCTGCTGCGCGTCGGTGCCAGTTCGACGATCGGCAACTACCTGATGCCGCGCATCCTGGGGGCCTTTACCTCGACCCACCCCAGGGCGCGGCTTTCGCTCGATGTCGGCAACACGGAACAGATCGTCCAGGAACTGCTCCGCTTCACCATCGACATCGGCTTCATCGAAGGCTTCTGCCACCGGCCCGACATCGAAACCATTCCCTGGCGACAGGACCGTCTGGCCATCCACGCCGGAGCCGAACATCCCCTTGCAAGAAAAAGGAACATCGACATCCACGACCTGATGCAGGCCAGGTGGATATTGAGAGAGCAGGGTTCGGGAACGCGGGAAGTCTTCGAAAACGCCCTGGCGGGAAAGATGGACGGCATCAGGGTTTACCTGGAGCTGGGAAACACCGAGGCGATCAAGGAGGCGGTGGAGGCGGGGCTCGGCATCAGCTGCCTGTCCCTGCTGGCCACCCGGCGGGCGCGGCAGAGCGGCGCTCTGGTAGCCCTGAAGACCCCGTTTCTCGACTTGCGGCGCAACTTCTACCTGCTGCTGCACGGCGAGAAATACCGCAGCAGGCTCCTGCGCCGCTTTATCACCTTTTGCCAGGACTATCCGGCCAACGGCGACGATTCGGCGGATTCCGCCACCGGCTGA
- a CDS encoding YeiH family protein: MVGINLKKILFLVLLAACAFPMVSTAHALIAGIMFSLLLGNPWPQRSSNWSRKLLQLSVVGLGFGQSLGQVWQVGKSSIFYTVIGISLTLLVGTILGRFFRTEKNTSTLISFGTAICGGSAIAAMAPVIKAKDDEAALALATVFTLNSVALLVFPFFGHLLHLSQQQFGVWAGLAIHDTSSVVGAAAAYGSEALAIGTTVKLARAIWIIPFVLGAAWLTKSEKKARVPLFIIGFVVAAAIRTLLPQFGQVWTGLAGFSKQALVITLFLIGAGLTKEILKNVGIRPLAQGVGLWLLASGITLVAILNGMIS; the protein is encoded by the coding sequence ATGGTAGGTATAAATTTAAAAAAAATCTTGTTCCTGGTACTGCTGGCGGCGTGTGCTTTCCCAATGGTCAGTACGGCTCATGCTTTGATCGCCGGGATAATGTTCAGTCTGCTCCTCGGCAATCCCTGGCCCCAGAGATCTTCGAACTGGAGCAGGAAACTGCTGCAATTATCGGTGGTGGGGCTCGGTTTCGGACAGAGTCTCGGACAGGTCTGGCAGGTGGGCAAGAGTTCGATTTTCTATACGGTTATCGGCATCTCTTTAACGCTACTGGTCGGTACGATACTGGGCCGTTTCTTCAGAACGGAAAAAAATACCTCCACCCTTATCTCTTTTGGGACCGCCATCTGCGGCGGGAGCGCCATCGCTGCCATGGCTCCGGTCATCAAGGCGAAGGATGATGAAGCGGCTCTGGCTTTGGCTACAGTTTTCACGCTGAACTCTGTGGCCCTTCTGGTGTTTCCTTTCTTCGGCCACCTCTTGCACCTCAGCCAGCAGCAATTCGGGGTATGGGCGGGACTGGCCATTCACGATACCAGCAGTGTTGTTGGGGCGGCAGCTGCCTACGGTTCTGAAGCTCTTGCCATTGGCACTACGGTCAAACTTGCCAGGGCCATCTGGATCATTCCTTTTGTACTTGGCGCGGCCTGGCTGACCAAGTCCGAGAAAAAGGCCAGGGTTCCCTTGTTCATTATTGGCTTCGTTGTTGCCGCAGCGATCCGTACCCTGTTGCCGCAGTTCGGGCAAGTCTGGACCGGACTGGCCGGATTTTCCAAACAGGCCCTGGTGATTACCCTGTTTCTGATTGGTGCCGGGCTGACAAAGGAGATACTGAAAAATGTCGGGATACGTCCTTTGGCTCAAGGCGTTGGCCTTTGGTTGCTGGCAAGCGGCATAACTCTGGTGGCGATTCTTAACGGCATGATCAGTTGA
- a CDS encoding universal stress protein: protein MKRFEKILFATDFSTNAEYAFDVAVTLAAKLNAKIIMVHVVSKPVDLRSFYVPHVSFDHLEQQVERDATAAMNKFIDDNAENFDNFEIAILFGTPYEEIVKKAEEEKVSLIVLGKHGHREVEHFFFGTTADRVVKMATQPVMVVRHPEIKRDKDIVVTRSEE, encoded by the coding sequence ATGAAAAGGTTTGAAAAAATTCTTTTTGCTACTGATTTTTCCACGAATGCGGAATACGCTTTTGATGTTGCGGTTACTTTGGCAGCAAAGTTGAATGCGAAAATAATTATGGTTCACGTGGTGTCAAAGCCTGTTGATCTGAGAAGTTTTTATGTGCCCCATGTATCTTTTGATCATCTGGAGCAGCAGGTTGAGAGAGATGCGACAGCGGCAATGAATAAGTTCATTGATGATAATGCAGAAAATTTTGACAATTTTGAAATTGCAATTCTTTTTGGAACTCCCTATGAGGAAATTGTGAAAAAAGCCGAAGAGGAAAAAGTCTCTCTCATCGTGCTGGGCAAACATGGTCACCGAGAAGTTGAACATTTTTTCTTTGGGACCACGGCAGATCGGGTCGTGAAAATGGCGACCCAGCCGGTTATGGTCGTTCGCCATCCAGAAATAAAGAGAGATAAAGACATAGTCGTAACCAGGAGCGAAGAGTGA
- a CDS encoding cytochrome c3 family protein, whose amino-acid sequence MDRSVVGLVPLEPSGPSQLSAMLPKPAKETLKKAGVKKVLGLYYHDRDPKTFAYSPKIAESTCGKCHAQEVNDYNSSAKGLLKHQRAFQSFTEGLPGPQNCGAWFGDNFERLAEQTAVPYSARQNAAIDRQCNKCHAGCNDCHFKPYKGEGRHLFGRPETPSCYGGGRATICHAGPMDRRRGAGYMRGEYAFPKDLPPGVHVQNGVGCLDCHNVTNHRFGHLASDEARNSCNECHQEIVEAVQSSEHSNVDCASCHIQAVGGYQFTFWGPGNVAGVETPYAKHKEYYGSRDLPTLIKNPAGRWIPVKPFPMAVLNQKDDVEPSGLRFRAIPRRTIQGKTQLGEPEAFEVARELTDVNDAFIINGTRSDLPGNNKALLWIQMDKMSHALGAARSCESCHASKSQVSHSEFVYASKKDVAEPFRGSYTLVADAEGMRFLDIKTTEIKPKNKRRVEDFAPFKFFPEAWNVKGIDFSIPFDEAKYKGNHEELQAFLRKLEQMPEGKDIVRIRAIAVHNLAKAKEMLATLD is encoded by the coding sequence TTGGACCGCAGTGTGGTTGGCCTTGTCCCCCTTGAACCGAGCGGCCCCAGCCAGCTTTCCGCCATGCTGCCCAAGCCCGCCAAGGAGACCCTGAAGAAGGCGGGCGTTAAAAAGGTGCTGGGTCTCTATTACCATGACCGCGACCCGAAGACCTTCGCCTATTCACCCAAGATAGCCGAGAGTACCTGCGGCAAGTGTCACGCCCAGGAGGTAAATGATTACAACAGCTCCGCCAAGGGGCTGCTGAAGCACCAGCGGGCCTTCCAGAGCTTTACCGAAGGGCTGCCCGGGCCACAGAACTGCGGCGCCTGGTTCGGCGATAACTTTGAGCGTCTCGCGGAGCAGACGGCGGTCCCTTACAGTGCCCGGCAGAATGCCGCCATCGATCGCCAGTGCAACAAGTGCCATGCGGGCTGCAATGACTGTCATTTCAAACCCTACAAAGGAGAAGGCCGTCACCTGTTCGGACGGCCGGAAACCCCGTCCTGTTACGGAGGCGGCCGGGCCACAATCTGCCATGCCGGGCCCATGGATCGACGCCGGGGGGCGGGATACATGCGTGGTGAATACGCGTTTCCCAAGGATTTGCCGCCGGGGGTTCATGTCCAAAACGGGGTTGGTTGCCTCGACTGTCACAATGTGACCAATCACCGGTTCGGACATCTGGCCAGTGACGAGGCACGTAACTCCTGCAATGAATGTCACCAGGAAATCGTCGAGGCGGTCCAAAGCTCGGAACATTCAAATGTCGATTGCGCTTCCTGTCACATCCAGGCCGTTGGCGGCTATCAGTTCACTTTCTGGGGGCCGGGCAATGTCGCCGGAGTGGAGACGCCCTACGCCAAGCACAAGGAGTATTACGGCAGTCGCGATCTGCCGACCCTGATCAAGAATCCGGCCGGCCGGTGGATTCCGGTCAAACCCTTTCCCATGGCGGTCTTGAACCAGAAAGATGACGTCGAGCCGTCGGGTCTGCGTTTCCGGGCCATCCCCAGGCGGACCATTCAGGGCAAGACCCAGCTGGGTGAACCGGAGGCCTTTGAAGTGGCACGCGAGTTGACCGATGTCAACGACGCCTTCATCATCAACGGCACCCGCAGCGACCTGCCCGGCAACAACAAGGCTCTGCTCTGGATCCAGATGGACAAGATGAGCCACGCCCTGGGTGCGGCCCGCAGCTGTGAAAGCTGTCATGCTTCAAAGAGCCAGGTTTCCCATTCCGAGTTCGTTTACGCCAGCAAGAAGGATGTAGCGGAACCCTTCCGCGGCAGCTACACGCTGGTTGCCGATGCCGAAGGGATGCGTTTCCTGGATATCAAGACCACCGAAATCAAGCCGAAGAACAAACGCCGGGTGGAGGATTTTGCCCCCTTCAAGTTTTTCCCCGAGGCCTGGAACGTGAAGGGGATCGACTTCTCCATTCCCTTTGATGAAGCCAAGTACAAGGGAAACCACGAGGAGCTTCAGGCTTTTCTCCGCAAGCTTGAACAGATGCCAGAAGGCAAGGATATTGTTCGCATCCGTGCGATTGCTGTTCATAACCTGGCCAAAGCCAAAGAGATGCTGGCAACATTGGACTAA
- a CDS encoding radical SAM/SPASM family putative metalloenzyme maturase, with protein sequence MSFSNPRQTQPPPAFRDHPGKLFVELTSHCNLGCAMCVKQAPGGRIQEGEMSAETFSALLPAMKQLEALVLNGIGESLLHPRIDEFIRLARRQMPEHGWIGFQSNGLLLDEARARSLAAAGIDRICLSVDASSPEAFRTLRQGGELQAVERAFAALRAARTERPGLAIGIEFVLMRQNLHLLCDTLRWAAARGASFALVSHLLPYDESSRGESLYPDCTEAALELFDRWRQRGKAQGIDIERYHRVAFKFSRSVDEQRVVDLVEGMKAEAEEKGVFFDLKKLLQIDRALLDRVAAIFRKAERLAAELGLDLELPEIIPRALRRCDFIEDGSAFISWDGKVHPCYFLWHSYRCHASGWEQQVQARSFGRVGEQNLLQIWNSAEFRAFRHSVLDYDHPFCYACTLAPCDYIQTDNFEHDCHLRTEPCGSCLWCMGLFRCLR encoded by the coding sequence ATGTCGTTTTCGAATCCCCGCCAGACACAGCCGCCCCCCGCTTTTCGCGACCATCCCGGCAAGCTGTTCGTCGAGCTCACCTCGCACTGCAACCTCGGCTGCGCCATGTGCGTCAAGCAGGCCCCGGGTGGCCGGATCCAGGAGGGGGAGATGAGCGCCGAGACCTTCAGCGCACTGCTGCCGGCCATGAAGCAGCTGGAGGCGCTGGTCCTGAACGGCATCGGCGAATCGCTGCTGCATCCCCGGATCGACGAGTTCATCCGCCTGGCCCGCCGGCAGATGCCCGAACACGGCTGGATCGGCTTTCAGAGCAACGGGCTGCTGCTCGACGAAGCGCGCGCCCGATCCCTGGCGGCGGCCGGCATCGATCGAATCTGCCTGTCGGTCGACGCCAGCTCGCCCGAGGCTTTTCGCACCCTGCGCCAGGGGGGCGAGCTGCAGGCGGTCGAACGGGCCTTCGCCGCCCTGCGGGCCGCGCGGACCGAACGCCCCGGCCTTGCGATCGGCATCGAGTTCGTGCTGATGCGGCAGAATCTCCACCTGCTCTGCGACACCCTGCGCTGGGCCGCCGCCCGGGGGGCGAGCTTCGCTCTGGTCAGCCATCTGCTTCCCTATGACGAAAGCAGCCGCGGCGAGAGCCTCTATCCCGACTGCACCGAAGCGGCCCTGGAGCTGTTCGACCGCTGGCGGCAACGGGGAAAGGCCCAGGGAATCGACATCGAGCGCTACCACCGGGTCGCCTTCAAATTCTCCCGCAGCGTGGATGAGCAGCGGGTCGTCGATCTGGTCGAGGGGATGAAGGCCGAGGCGGAAGAGAAGGGGGTCTTTTTCGATCTGAAAAAGCTGCTGCAAATCGACCGGGCCCTGCTCGACCGGGTGGCCGCCATCTTCCGAAAAGCCGAACGGCTCGCCGCCGAACTCGGCCTCGACCTCGAGCTGCCGGAGATCATCCCCAGAGCCCTGCGCCGCTGTGATTTTATCGAAGACGGCAGCGCCTTCATCAGCTGGGACGGCAAGGTGCATCCCTGCTATTTTCTCTGGCACAGCTACCGCTGCCACGCCAGCGGCTGGGAGCAGCAGGTCCAGGCGCGCAGCTTCGGCCGGGTCGGCGAACAGAACCTGCTGCAGATCTGGAACAGCGCCGAATTCCGCGCCTTCCGCCACAGTGTGCTCGATTACGACCATCCCTTCTGCTACGCCTGCACCCTGGCCCCCTGCGACTATATCCAGACCGACAATTTCGAGCACGACTGCCACCTGCGGACCGAGCCCTGCGGCAGCTGCCTGTGGTGCATGGGCCTGTTCCGGTGCCTCAGATAG
- a CDS encoding aldehyde ferredoxin oxidoreductase family protein translates to MDKIVRIDMGAEGGPKVTTEPVGEYAGLGGRAITSLIVSREVDPLCHPLGAENKLVIAPGMLSGSTGAMTGRLSVGCKSPLTGTIKESNAGGQAAQVLARIGYAAIVIEGKPAGDDLYKIIVTPDEVRVEVDNSLKLLDNYPLIEKLRGEYGDKVAYMSIGSAGERLMLAASIACTDPELRPTRHCGRGGVGAVMGSKRVKAIVLDDAGQKPRAPKNPEAFRDANRKFVEGLRKHPVTGEGLPAYGTNVLTNVLNEAGGYPTRNFSSGVFEGGARLSGEALAELEIKRGGVATHGCHRGCVIQCSGIFNDKDGNYLTKQPEYETVWSHGGHCGIDDLDVVARLDYMDDNFGLDTIEMGVTIGIAMQAGLAEFGDGEAAIRLLEEVGKGTPLGRILGSGAAVTGKVFGVEKVPVVKNQAIPAYDPRPIQGIGVTYATTTMGADHTAGYAIATNILKVGGDVDPLGTEGQVELSRNLQIATAAIDSTGMCLFIAFAILDQEETFQAFLDMINAFYGTELTADGVAELGKKILSAEREFNRRAGFTNADDRLPRFFYTDPIAPHNQTFSVSDKELDSVFNW, encoded by the coding sequence ATGGACAAGATCGTCAGAATCGACATGGGGGCGGAAGGTGGTCCGAAAGTCACGACCGAGCCGGTCGGAGAATATGCCGGTCTCGGCGGACGGGCGATTACCTCACTGATCGTCAGCAGGGAGGTCGATCCTCTCTGCCATCCCCTAGGGGCCGAGAACAAGCTGGTGATTGCGCCCGGCATGTTGAGCGGTTCGACCGGGGCCATGACCGGGCGGCTTTCGGTCGGCTGCAAGAGTCCGCTGACCGGCACCATCAAGGAGTCGAATGCCGGCGGCCAGGCCGCCCAGGTGCTGGCGCGGATCGGTTACGCCGCCATCGTTATCGAGGGCAAGCCGGCCGGGGACGATCTCTACAAGATCATCGTCACCCCGGACGAGGTGCGGGTCGAGGTCGATAACAGCCTGAAACTGCTCGACAACTATCCTCTGATCGAAAAGCTGCGCGGCGAGTACGGCGACAAGGTGGCCTACATGTCGATCGGTTCGGCCGGCGAGCGGCTGATGCTCGCTGCCTCCATTGCCTGCACCGATCCGGAGCTGCGTCCCACCCGTCACTGCGGTCGCGGCGGCGTCGGTGCGGTCATGGGTTCGAAAAGGGTGAAGGCTATTGTCCTCGATGACGCCGGGCAGAAGCCCCGGGCGCCGAAAAATCCGGAGGCCTTCCGCGATGCCAACCGCAAGTTCGTCGAGGGGCTGCGCAAGCACCCGGTAACCGGCGAAGGCCTGCCGGCCTACGGAACCAACGTGCTGACCAACGTGCTCAACGAAGCCGGCGGCTATCCGACCCGCAACTTCTCTTCGGGCGTGTTCGAAGGCGGCGCCAGACTGAGCGGCGAGGCCCTGGCCGAGCTGGAGATCAAACGCGGCGGGGTCGCCACCCACGGCTGCCATCGCGGCTGCGTGATCCAGTGCTCCGGCATCTTCAACGACAAGGACGGCAACTACCTCACCAAGCAGCCCGAGTACGAGACCGTCTGGTCCCACGGCGGCCACTGCGGCATCGATGATCTCGATGTCGTGGCCAGGCTCGACTACATGGACGACAATTTCGGACTCGATACCATCGAAATGGGCGTGACCATAGGCATCGCCATGCAGGCCGGGCTGGCCGAGTTCGGTGACGGCGAGGCCGCCATCAGGCTGCTGGAAGAGGTCGGCAAGGGAACGCCCCTCGGCCGCATCCTCGGCAGCGGAGCGGCGGTTACCGGCAAGGTTTTCGGGGTCGAAAAGGTGCCGGTGGTCAAGAACCAGGCGATTCCGGCTTACGACCCGCGGCCGATCCAGGGGATCGGCGTCACTTACGCCACCACCACCATGGGGGCCGATCACACCGCCGGCTATGCGATCGCGACCAACATCCTGAAGGTCGGCGGGGATGTCGACCCGCTGGGCACCGAAGGCCAGGTCGAGCTTTCCCGCAACCTGCAGATCGCCACCGCGGCCATCGATTCGACCGGCATGTGTCTGTTCATCGCCTTCGCGATCCTCGATCAGGAAGAGACCTTCCAGGCGTTTCTCGACATGATCAATGCCTTCTACGGCACCGAGCTGACCGCCGACGGAGTGGCCGAACTGGGCAAGAAAATCCTTTCCGCGGAGCGCGAGTTCAACCGGCGGGCCGGATTCACCAACGCCGACGACCGCCTGCCGCGCTTCTTCTACACCGATCCGATCGCGCCGCACAACCAGACCTTTTCGGTGTCCGACAAGGAGCTGGACTCGGTTTTCAACTGGTAG
- a CDS encoding MoaD/ThiS family protein yields the protein MKITVKLFATFRRGRFEIETREYPEGTTVKQVVDALELPREQLGILLVNSRHVDLDRVLADGETLAIFPLVGGG from the coding sequence ATGAAGATTACCGTCAAGCTCTTTGCGACCTTCCGGCGCGGCCGGTTCGAGATCGAGACCCGGGAGTATCCGGAAGGGACAACCGTGAAGCAGGTGGTCGACGCGTTGGAGCTTCCCCGCGAGCAGCTCGGTATCCTGCTGGTCAACAGCCGGCATGTCGATCTCGACCGGGTGCTCGCCGATGGAGAGACGCTCGCCATCTTTCCCCTGGTCGGCGGAGGCTGA
- a CDS encoding HesA/MoeB/ThiF family protein, whose translation MDSLQDYLRERADAGLIAWRCQLEAAERFGLSIAEVEAVILDNGLLPARYQRNRQMISVEQQRRLFASKVAVVGAGGLGGYILEQLARLGVGTLVVIDNDVFEENNLNRQLLSAPRHLGRAKVEIAAERIAEINPAVTLEPRQVLLDGSNGARLLAGVSCVVDAVDNVSARLEIEEVCEKLQLPLVHGAIAGWYGHVTTVLPGDRTLKKIYRHWQGGKGIEAQLGNPSFTPALAASLQVSEVCKILLRQGRLLRHRQLVFNVFDMEIDEIEF comes from the coding sequence ATGGACAGTTTGCAGGACTATCTCCGTGAGCGGGCTGATGCCGGGCTGATCGCCTGGCGCTGTCAGCTCGAGGCGGCCGAGCGGTTCGGCCTGAGCATCGCCGAAGTCGAGGCCGTCATTCTTGACAACGGCCTGCTGCCGGCGCGCTACCAGCGAAACCGGCAGATGATTTCGGTCGAGCAGCAACGCCGGCTGTTTGCCAGCAAGGTGGCGGTGGTCGGCGCCGGTGGACTGGGCGGCTACATCCTCGAGCAGCTGGCCCGGCTCGGCGTCGGAACGCTTGTCGTCATCGACAACGATGTCTTCGAGGAGAACAATCTCAACCGACAGCTCCTTTCGGCGCCGCGCCATCTGGGGCGGGCCAAGGTCGAAATCGCCGCCGAGCGGATAGCCGAGATCAACCCGGCCGTCACCCTTGAGCCGCGACAGGTGTTGCTGGACGGCTCCAACGGCGCCAGGCTGCTGGCCGGAGTCTCATGCGTGGTCGATGCGGTCGACAACGTCAGCGCGCGCCTGGAGATCGAGGAAGTCTGCGAAAAGCTGCAGCTGCCGCTGGTGCACGGCGCCATCGCCGGCTGGTACGGCCATGTGACGACGGTGCTTCCCGGCGATCGGACGCTGAAGAAGATCTATCGCCACTGGCAGGGTGGCAAGGGGATCGAGGCGCAGCTCGGCAACCCCTCCTTCACCCCGGCCCTGGCCGCCAGCCTGCAGGTGAGCGAGGTCTGCAAGATTCTGCTGCGGCAGGGGCGGCTGCTGCGGCACCGGCAGCTGGTCTTCAACGTTTTCGACATGGAGATCGACGAAATCGAGTTCTGA
- a CDS encoding sulfite exporter TauE/SafE family protein produces the protein MDPYLWQLPLLFVVGVIAGILNVLAGGGSLLTLPLLIFMGLPGAMANGTNRIAIFCQNIFAIRGFQQKGMLPLQLALLCTPPALLGSWVGANLAISLDDLLFKRILALIMIGVMVFTALDPMKRIRRQQVAFGFWRKLVLVISFFGVGVYGGFVQAGVGFLVITALLVHGLDLVRINAVKVFVIFCYTFIALGVFLWHGQVNWPLGLALAVGNSLGGTIGPKLAVAKGHDWIKKVVTATVLAFALKLLLFP, from the coding sequence ATGGATCCCTACCTCTGGCAACTTCCCCTGCTGTTTGTCGTCGGCGTGATTGCCGGCATCCTCAACGTTCTGGCCGGCGGCGGTTCGCTCCTGACCCTGCCGCTGCTGATCTTCATGGGCCTGCCCGGAGCGATGGCCAACGGCACCAACCGCATTGCCATCTTCTGCCAGAACATCTTCGCCATCCGCGGCTTTCAGCAGAAGGGGATGCTGCCGCTACAGCTGGCCCTGCTCTGCACACCGCCGGCGCTGCTCGGCAGCTGGGTGGGGGCGAATCTGGCGATCAGCCTCGACGACCTGCTGTTCAAGCGCATCCTGGCGCTGATCATGATCGGGGTGATGGTTTTCACCGCCCTCGACCCGATGAAGCGGATCCGGCGGCAACAGGTCGCCTTCGGCTTCTGGCGCAAGCTGGTGCTGGTGATCAGCTTTTTCGGCGTCGGCGTCTACGGCGGTTTCGTCCAGGCGGGGGTCGGGTTTCTGGTCATCACCGCCCTGCTGGTGCACGGGCTCGACCTGGTGCGCATCAACGCAGTGAAGGTGTTCGTCATCTTCTGCTACACCTTCATCGCCCTCGGGGTCTTTCTCTGGCACGGGCAGGTCAACTGGCCCCTCGGCCTGGCGCTGGCCGTCGGCAATTCCCTCGGCGGCACCATCGGGCCGAAACTGGCGGTGGCCAAGGGGCACGACTGGATCAAGAAGGTGGTCACCGCCACGGTGCTGGCCTTTGCCCTGAAGCTGCTGCTCTTTCCCTGA